One part of the Bacteroidia bacterium genome encodes these proteins:
- a CDS encoding glycoside hydrolase family 3 C-terminal domain-containing protein yields MSGQDLWSTFPVERLGIPSIYMSDGPHGLRKVDPTVALGESVPATCFPTASAMASTWNADLIYKAGAAIGQECLRHDVQILLGPGVNIKRSPLGGRNFEYFSEDPLLAGILAASLILGLQSKGVGACVKHFAANNQEFERMIGNSIVDERTLREIYLTAFEIVVKEAQPYAIMAAYNQVNGIWASESRRLLTQILRDEWGYEGIVISDWGAVNHPEKALEAGLNLEMPDNPLSAPKIIKAVESGELAEEELDKMVSNLLNVVFKADANRQSKASFDIVEHHELSKEVAAESMVLLKNEDSLLPIQIEELSSIALIGNFAKHPRYQGAGSSRVNASRSESTFEALHELLPQHVQINYAEGYNNEADEVHMQLLSTAKEAAAKSDVAIVLVGLPDSFEAEGSDRSHMHLPKSHDSLVEEILKVQPNTVVVLINGSAVELPWADQCKAILESWLGGQASGAALAETLLGIRNPSGKLSETFPLKLEHNSSSLNFPGENRKVEYKERIYIGYRYYDTKKLPVMYPFGHGLSYTTFEYSNLAFSDQVVADDDTCRLSFFLKNTGNVRGKEVVQVYVSPPSAYVDRPDQKLAAFDKIELDPGATALVEFILEKRAFSYYDVDLEDWLIDSGSFEIRIGSSSRDIRLCKSLEIISEKAKPKKVYDRYSTVAELLEHPKGKAYVDKMMPLFGVDPDTVRAEDHDMRIILMSMPIVKRCNFSHGAYTEEMLDEFLKEVNAGE; encoded by the coding sequence ATGTCCGGCCAGGACCTCTGGTCAACTTTTCCTGTTGAAAGACTTGGAATTCCCTCTATTTATATGTCAGATGGGCCACATGGACTACGTAAAGTAGATCCTACTGTAGCCCTGGGAGAAAGTGTTCCCGCGACTTGCTTTCCAACGGCCTCGGCTATGGCATCCACCTGGAATGCCGACCTTATATATAAGGCAGGAGCTGCTATTGGGCAGGAGTGTTTGCGGCATGATGTGCAAATTCTTCTGGGACCGGGAGTCAATATCAAGCGCTCTCCATTAGGGGGTAGAAATTTTGAATACTTTTCTGAAGATCCCCTATTGGCTGGAATACTGGCCGCTTCCCTGATATTAGGTCTGCAAAGTAAGGGAGTCGGCGCCTGCGTCAAGCATTTCGCAGCCAACAATCAGGAGTTTGAACGTATGATCGGAAACTCTATCGTTGATGAGCGAACCCTGCGTGAAATTTACCTGACAGCTTTTGAGATTGTGGTAAAAGAAGCTCAGCCCTATGCTATCATGGCTGCTTATAATCAGGTAAATGGCATTTGGGCCAGTGAAAGTCGACGGCTATTGACCCAAATATTAAGAGATGAATGGGGATACGAAGGCATAGTGATTTCTGATTGGGGAGCTGTAAATCATCCGGAGAAAGCCCTAGAAGCCGGACTCAATCTGGAAATGCCGGACAATCCACTAAGTGCTCCCAAGATTATCAAAGCTGTAGAAAGTGGGGAGCTTGCGGAAGAGGAATTGGATAAAATGGTAAGCAATCTGCTGAATGTTGTATTCAAAGCAGATGCAAATAGACAATCAAAGGCTTCTTTTGATATAGTTGAGCATCATGAATTGAGTAAGGAAGTTGCAGCCGAAAGTATGGTGCTCCTCAAAAATGAAGACAGCCTCCTCCCCATTCAAATAGAAGAACTATCCTCCATCGCCCTTATCGGAAATTTTGCCAAACATCCTCGTTATCAGGGTGCAGGTAGCTCCCGGGTAAATGCGAGTCGTAGTGAGAGTACCTTTGAGGCGCTACATGAATTATTGCCTCAACATGTCCAGATAAACTATGCTGAGGGCTATAATAATGAAGCCGATGAGGTTCATATGCAATTGCTATCTACTGCGAAAGAAGCTGCTGCCAAAAGCGATGTTGCTATTGTTCTGGTAGGCCTACCGGATTCCTTTGAAGCTGAAGGTAGCGACAGAAGTCATATGCACCTTCCTAAAAGTCATGATAGCCTGGTAGAAGAAATTCTCAAAGTTCAGCCCAATACTGTCGTGGTTCTTATCAATGGATCTGCGGTTGAATTGCCCTGGGCAGATCAATGCAAGGCCATTTTGGAATCCTGGTTAGGGGGGCAGGCAAGTGGGGCGGCTTTGGCTGAGACCCTTTTGGGCATCAGAAATCCATCCGGAAAATTATCTGAGACTTTCCCCTTGAAACTGGAGCACAATTCTTCCTCCCTCAATTTCCCGGGAGAAAACAGGAAAGTAGAATATAAAGAGAGGATTTATATCGGTTACAGATATTACGATACAAAAAAGCTGCCTGTGATGTATCCCTTTGGACATGGGCTTTCCTATACAACTTTTGAATACAGCAATCTTGCATTCAGCGATCAGGTAGTTGCAGATGATGATACTTGCCGACTGTCTTTCTTTTTGAAGAATACCGGAAATGTAAGAGGTAAAGAAGTGGTGCAGGTCTATGTCAGTCCTCCTTCAGCTTATGTGGATAGACCCGATCAAAAACTGGCTGCCTTTGATAAAATAGAACTGGATCCGGGTGCGACTGCTTTGGTGGAGTTTATTTTGGAGAAAAGAGCATTTAGTTATTATGATGTGGATTTGGAAGACTGGTTGATTGACTCAGGAAGCTTTGAGATTCGCATTGGCAGCTCCTCAAGGGACATCAGGCTGTGTAAAAGCCTGGAGATCATCAGCGAAAAAGCCAAGCCTAAAAAGGTCTATGACCGATACTCTACAGTTGCAGAATTACTCGAGCATCCTAAAGGAAAAGCTTATGTAGACAAAATGATGCCTTTATTCGGAGTTGATCCGGATACGGTAAGAGCGGAGGATCATGATATGCGTATCATCCTAATGTCCATGCCTATTGTGAAGCGCTGTAATTTCAGTCATGGCGCATATACAGAGGAGATGCTGGATGAGTTTCTGAAAGAGGTAAATGCAGGGGAATAA
- a CDS encoding tetratricopeptide repeat protein — translation MAFLSVQLSAQKSKITSGVLAVQNGKIADAIEKLELGLSKPELIKKQKDIAKGQYYLHKAYLQVARDTTLGDLRSQHPDAIFKAKDNLQKAMANPEGKAMKNQSLLDQADFNVWAILYNEGVNMFNTGDDANALTYFKAADEIYPGHFLTNRMLGSAQLVNQDTVGCVATLNKCFEIFNKKYVEGQTPETLKLLETDDEYDISKGQLSYLYQQLAVIYEAQGETQKALNTLNEGIEALPEDEDIKRQELIVYQKHPDMLAQAEKKFDTALEKNPDDNNVRLVYASLLERAQKADKAFELYSQAYEKEPENLQANYGIAAYYINKAATKSTAKAEYDSEDEVEKADAEIKGLLGKAYPFVLKLHELQPNEPEWLSQLVQITPIIGKNEEMAEYAKKLSAALQNQN, via the coding sequence ATGGCATTTCTGTCAGTTCAGTTGAGCGCCCAAAAGTCTAAGATTACTTCTGGTGTGCTAGCTGTACAAAACGGAAAAATAGCTGATGCTATTGAAAAACTTGAATTGGGCCTGTCAAAACCCGAACTGATCAAGAAACAAAAGGATATAGCTAAAGGACAATATTATTTACATAAAGCCTATCTACAGGTTGCTCGTGATACTACACTTGGCGACCTGAGATCTCAGCATCCGGATGCTATTTTCAAAGCTAAAGACAATCTGCAAAAAGCCATGGCCAATCCTGAAGGAAAGGCGATGAAAAATCAGTCTTTACTGGACCAGGCAGATTTCAATGTATGGGCCATCCTGTACAATGAAGGTGTAAATATGTTCAATACTGGCGATGATGCGAATGCACTCACTTATTTTAAAGCTGCAGATGAGATTTATCCCGGGCACTTCCTGACCAATCGTATGTTGGGTTCTGCTCAATTGGTGAACCAGGATACTGTGGGATGTGTAGCTACCCTCAATAAGTGTTTTGAAATCTTCAACAAGAAGTACGTAGAAGGACAAACTCCTGAAACACTCAAACTTCTTGAGACTGATGATGAATACGATATTAGCAAAGGACAGCTTAGCTACCTGTATCAGCAGTTGGCTGTGATCTACGAAGCACAGGGAGAGACCCAGAAAGCTCTCAATACTTTGAATGAAGGTATCGAAGCTCTGCCAGAAGATGAAGACATCAAGCGTCAGGAGCTGATTGTTTATCAGAAACATCCTGATATGCTTGCACAAGCTGAGAAGAAATTCGATACAGCTTTGGAAAAGAATCCAGACGACAACAATGTACGTCTTGTATATGCTTCTCTCCTGGAAAGAGCACAAAAAGCCGACAAAGCTTTTGAGTTGTATTCACAGGCTTATGAAAAAGAACCTGAAAACCTTCAGGCTAACTACGGAATAGCAGCCTATTATATCAACAAAGCTGCTACCAAGTCTACTGCCAAGGCAGAATATGACTCAGAAGATGAGGTAGAAAAAGCTGATGCGGAAATCAAAGGCTTGCTTGGTAAAGCATATCCTTTTGTTCTCAAGCTGCATGAACTTCAGCCTAATGAGCCTGAGTGGCTTTCTCAGCTGGTTCAGATCACTCCTATCATTGGTAAAAATGAAGAGATGGCTGAGTATGCTAAAAAGCTGAGTGCTGCACTTCAGAATCAAAACTAG
- the gyrA gene encoding DNA gyrase subunit A, producing the protein MAEGEKIITRVIEEEMKNAYIDYSMSVIVSRALPDVRDGLKPVHRRVLYGMTELGLASNRPYKKSARIVGEVLGKFHPHGDGAVYDTMVRMAQEWSLRYPLVDGQGNFGSIDGDNPAAMRYTEARLRKIAEEMLADLEKDTVDFRLNFDDSLTEPTVLPSKIPNLLVNGTSGIAVGMATNMAPHNLGEVVDAVAAYIDDPEIDIQGLMQHVKGPDFPTGGIIYGVEGIQSAFATGRGRVVMRAKAEIEEVNQDRERIIISEIPYQVNKANTIARVSELINEKKLDGISDINDESDRDGMRIVVDVKRDANAQVVMNKLFQMTPLQTSFSVNNVALVNGRPQTLNLKDMIKYFVEHRHEVVTRRTKYELEEAKKRAHILEGLLIALDHLDEVIALIRASRTADEARAGLMEKFNLSEIQAKAILDMRLQRLTGLEREKIQQQYNELKEKIDYLESVLADESLRMSIIKEELDEVKEKYNDPRRTEITFAAGEIRIEDIIANDDMVITITNQGYIKRTKSDEYQAQGRGGTGFRGTGKKEADFVEHLFTARAHNYMLFFTEKGKCFWLRVYEIPLKDRSHKGRAIQNLIQLDRDDKVKAYVTVEDLTDDEFVDSHNIIMATRKGQVKKTSLRAYSRPRVNGILAIGIYEGDELLEAKLTNGKSQIMLAGKSGYAVRFEEEKVREMGRTAMGVRGITLQNEGDEVIGMVVVPDAEEANLLVVSEKGFGKQTPISEYRVTNRGGKGVKTLNVGSKTGNLVSIQRIESVEDEDLMIITKKGITIRMRVADVSTLGRNTMGVKLIRLKGEDEIASVTKVLEKDEGEELEDQESTENAPNAEENKAEEQDNKEDQE; encoded by the coding sequence ATGGCAGAAGGAGAAAAGATTATTACCCGGGTCATTGAAGAGGAAATGAAAAACGCATACATCGACTACTCCATGTCGGTGATCGTTTCTCGGGCACTACCAGATGTTCGTGATGGACTAAAACCCGTGCACAGACGTGTCCTTTATGGCATGACGGAGCTGGGCCTCGCCAGCAACAGACCTTATAAAAAATCGGCCAGAATTGTAGGGGAAGTGTTGGGAAAATTTCACCCACATGGTGATGGTGCTGTGTATGATACCATGGTGCGGATGGCTCAGGAATGGTCCCTGAGATATCCTTTGGTAGATGGACAGGGTAACTTTGGCTCCATCGATGGAGATAATCCTGCGGCTATGCGTTATACGGAGGCGAGATTGAGAAAGATCGCTGAGGAGATGCTCGCTGATCTTGAAAAGGATACCGTCGATTTTCGCCTGAACTTTGATGATTCTCTCACGGAGCCTACCGTACTTCCCAGTAAGATCCCTAATCTGCTGGTAAATGGTACCAGTGGGATCGCAGTGGGAATGGCTACCAATATGGCTCCACATAATCTGGGGGAAGTGGTAGACGCTGTAGCAGCTTACATAGACGATCCGGAAATCGATATACAGGGATTGATGCAACATGTCAAAGGCCCTGACTTCCCTACAGGAGGTATAATATATGGAGTCGAGGGAATACAATCTGCCTTTGCCACAGGGAGAGGTCGGGTTGTGATGCGTGCTAAAGCTGAGATTGAAGAAGTAAATCAGGATCGCGAGCGGATCATTATCTCAGAAATTCCTTATCAGGTAAATAAAGCCAATACCATCGCACGGGTCAGTGAACTGATCAATGAAAAGAAGCTGGATGGTATTTCAGATATCAATGATGAATCTGACCGTGATGGGATGCGCATTGTTGTTGATGTAAAACGCGATGCCAATGCCCAGGTGGTTATGAATAAGCTTTTTCAGATGACCCCTCTGCAAACTTCCTTCAGTGTGAACAATGTCGCGCTGGTAAATGGAAGGCCGCAGACCCTCAATCTGAAGGATATGATCAAATACTTTGTGGAGCATCGCCATGAAGTAGTTACCCGACGTACGAAATACGAGTTAGAAGAAGCCAAGAAACGGGCACATATCCTCGAAGGTTTGCTGATTGCACTGGACCATCTGGATGAAGTGATTGCCTTGATCCGTGCTTCCAGAACTGCAGATGAAGCTCGTGCAGGATTGATGGAGAAGTTCAACTTGAGTGAGATCCAGGCCAAAGCTATCCTGGATATGCGCCTCCAGCGCCTGACAGGTTTGGAGAGGGAGAAGATTCAGCAACAATACAATGAACTTAAGGAGAAGATTGATTACCTGGAGTCGGTTTTGGCAGATGAAAGTCTGAGGATGAGTATTATAAAGGAGGAGCTGGATGAAGTAAAAGAAAAATACAATGATCCCCGCAGGACGGAAATTACCTTCGCTGCTGGTGAGATCAGAATAGAAGATATCATCGCCAATGACGATATGGTGATCACCATCACCAATCAGGGATATATCAAACGTACCAAGTCTGATGAGTACCAGGCGCAGGGCAGAGGAGGAACCGGATTTAGAGGAACCGGTAAAAAAGAAGCTGACTTTGTAGAGCACTTATTTACCGCTCGTGCTCACAATTATATGCTCTTCTTTACTGAGAAAGGAAAATGTTTCTGGTTGCGAGTTTATGAAATTCCGCTAAAAGATCGATCTCATAAAGGACGAGCGATCCAGAATCTGATCCAACTGGATAGAGATGATAAGGTGAAAGCCTATGTCACGGTAGAGGATCTGACGGATGATGAATTTGTGGATTCTCACAATATCATCATGGCGACTCGCAAGGGACAAGTCAAGAAAACTTCCCTGCGTGCTTATAGTCGCCCTCGTGTGAATGGTATCCTGGCTATCGGGATTTATGAAGGGGATGAGCTGCTTGAAGCAAAGCTAACCAATGGCAAGAGCCAAATCATGTTGGCAGGCAAATCAGGCTATGCAGTGAGGTTTGAGGAAGAAAAAGTAAGAGAAATGGGCCGTACGGCAATGGGAGTAAGGGGAATTACGTTACAGAATGAGGGAGATGAAGTGATTGGGATGGTAGTAGTTCCGGATGCAGAGGAGGCAAATTTACTCGTTGTTTCAGAAAAAGGATTTGGAAAACAAACCCCAATTTCTGAATACAGAGTGACCAACAGAGGGGGTAAGGGCGTCAAAACTCTGAATGTCGGAAGTAAAACCGGAAACTTGGTCTCCATTCAGCGGATTGAGAGTGTGGAAGATGAAGACCTGATGATCATTACCAAAAAAGGAATTACCATCAGGATGAGAGTAGCAGATGTGAGTACCCTGGGAAGAAATACCATGGGTGTCAAGTTGATAAGACTGAAAGGAGAAGACGAAATTGCTTCCGTAACCAAGGTCCTGGAGAAAGATGAGGGGGAAGAGCTTGAAGACCAGGAATCAACAGAAAATGCTCCAAATGCTGAAGAAAATAAGGCTGAAGAGCAGGATAATAAAGAAGACCAGGAATAA
- the trmB gene encoding tRNA (guanosine(46)-N7)-methyltransferase TrmB: MSRRKLLKKSEFDSFPNTFDLESFQGKSWTEHFGDQHPIVFELGCGKAEFIYEQAQRYPEKNFVGIDVKADRLWRPAKDALAAGINNLAFIRAHLGEIENFVGEEEADEMWITFPDPFRKSRQAKHRMTHPNFLSSYEKVLKNGGFLHMKTDDIDLFHFSLEIFVRHARIRMHDLSFDLHEAEHISAYCKVMTTYEKKFLEMGKKINYVKISFDK; encoded by the coding sequence ATGTCGAGGCGAAAGCTCCTGAAGAAATCAGAATTTGATTCTTTTCCCAATACATTTGATTTAGAAAGCTTCCAGGGAAAATCCTGGACCGAGCATTTTGGCGATCAGCATCCCATCGTATTTGAATTGGGATGTGGAAAGGCCGAGTTCATTTATGAACAGGCTCAGCGCTATCCTGAGAAGAATTTTGTAGGTATTGATGTAAAGGCAGATAGATTGTGGCGTCCTGCCAAAGATGCTTTGGCAGCTGGAATAAACAATCTTGCATTTATTCGTGCTCACCTTGGGGAGATAGAAAATTTTGTCGGAGAAGAAGAAGCGGATGAAATGTGGATCACCTTCCCGGATCCCTTTCGGAAAAGTCGGCAAGCCAAGCATCGGATGACTCACCCCAACTTTCTTTCCTCCTATGAGAAAGTCCTAAAAAATGGCGGATTCTTACATATGAAAACAGACGATATCGATCTGTTTCATTTTAGCCTGGAGATCTTTGTTCGGCATGCGAGAATACGCATGCACGACTTGAGTTTTGACCTACACGAAGCTGAGCATATCTCAGCCTACTGCAAAGTCATGACAACCTACGAGAAAAAATTTCTCGAGATGGGTAAAAAGATCAATTACGTAAAGATCAGTTTCGATAAATAA
- a CDS encoding methionine aminotransferase, protein MNTTPIRSKLPNVGTTVFTVMSGLATETGAINLSQGFPDFDCDPKLTEAVADAMRNAKNQYAPMPGLMYLREQISQMVKKVYGATYDPVSEITVCSGATEALLSGIFAVLHPGEEAIVLEPAYDSYLPAIKLAGGIPIRIPLQFPDYKVDWERVASSVSSKTKLILVNSPHNPTGSILSADDLQELEALAEKHNLIVIGDEVYEHMIYDGLRHESICRYPTLAKRSMVISSFGKSMHVTGWKVGYCLAPKELSIEFRKVHQFATFSTSTPFQYGIAHYLEHEFDKVAGLSDFYQEKRDLFLKLMEGSKFEPLPCKGTYFQLMRYDKVSDLGDYDFSKWLTREKGVACIPVSVFYENKQDNGVVRFCFAKTEAVLEAACERLQKL, encoded by the coding sequence ATGAATACTACTCCTATCAGATCCAAACTCCCTAATGTAGGAACCACTGTTTTTACCGTAATGTCCGGGCTTGCCACAGAGACTGGGGCAATCAATCTATCCCAGGGCTTCCCGGATTTTGATTGTGATCCCAAACTGACTGAGGCTGTGGCAGATGCTATGCGAAATGCAAAGAATCAGTATGCACCTATGCCAGGTCTTATGTATTTGCGGGAACAGATTTCGCAAATGGTCAAGAAAGTATATGGGGCGACCTATGATCCTGTCTCTGAGATCACCGTTTGTTCAGGAGCAACGGAGGCATTACTCTCCGGTATTTTTGCTGTGCTTCATCCGGGAGAAGAGGCCATCGTTTTGGAACCAGCCTATGATTCCTACCTGCCGGCGATCAAATTAGCAGGGGGTATACCGATTAGAATTCCTTTGCAGTTTCCGGACTATAAAGTTGACTGGGAAAGGGTCGCCAGTAGTGTGAGCTCCAAAACCAAATTGATCCTGGTAAACAGTCCCCACAATCCTACGGGCAGCATACTTTCTGCAGATGATTTACAAGAGTTGGAAGCATTAGCCGAAAAGCACAATCTTATTGTGATTGGAGATGAAGTATATGAGCACATGATCTATGATGGCCTACGGCATGAGAGCATTTGCAGGTATCCGACACTCGCCAAAAGAAGCATGGTGATTTCTTCCTTTGGGAAAAGTATGCATGTGACAGGATGGAAAGTCGGTTATTGCCTCGCCCCCAAAGAACTCAGCATTGAATTTCGCAAAGTTCATCAGTTTGCTACCTTTTCTACCAGTACTCCTTTTCAATACGGGATTGCCCACTATTTGGAACATGAATTTGATAAGGTAGCAGGTTTGAGTGATTTCTATCAGGAGAAAAGGGATTTATTCCTAAAACTGATGGAAGGAAGCAAATTTGAGCCGCTTCCCTGTAAAGGGACCTATTTCCAATTGATGCGCTATGATAAAGTCTCTGATTTGGGAGATTATGATTTTAGCAAATGGTTGACCCGGGAAAAAGGAGTCGCCTGTATTCCGGTTTCTGTTTTTTATGAGAATAAACAGGATAATGGAGTTGTAAGGTTCTGCTTTGCCAAAACAGAAGCCGTACTCGAAGCTGCCTGCGAACGCCTGCAGAAATTGTAA
- a CDS encoding DUF4287 domain-containing protein, producing MEHKMIQNLEANTGKSLADWIQIVKASGIEKHMQIIKHLKAEHGLTHGFANLVAHKARKSDAGSADSQDSLIDGQYSKGKEALRPIYEKLMEAVQAFGSDVEIAPKKAYVSLRRKKQFAIVQPSTKTRLDVGVNLKGEDSTERLETSGSFNSMVSHRVRTSQLEDIDEELIAWLKLAYDRS from the coding sequence ATGGAACATAAAATGATACAAAACCTTGAGGCCAATACGGGTAAATCTTTAGCGGACTGGATTCAGATTGTCAAAGCCTCAGGTATTGAGAAACATATGCAGATCATCAAGCATCTGAAAGCAGAACATGGGCTTACACATGGTTTTGCCAATCTGGTTGCTCATAAAGCCAGAAAATCGGATGCAGGTTCAGCGGATAGCCAGGATAGTTTGATTGATGGACAGTATAGCAAAGGAAAAGAAGCTTTGAGACCGATCTATGAAAAACTGATGGAAGCTGTTCAGGCCTTTGGATCGGATGTTGAAATTGCTCCGAAGAAAGCCTATGTGAGTCTAAGGCGAAAAAAACAGTTTGCCATTGTACAGCCATCCACCAAAACTCGCCTGGATGTGGGCGTCAACTTAAAAGGAGAAGATAGCACCGAAAGACTGGAAACGTCAGGGAGCTTCAATAGCATGGTGAGCCATCGAGTGAGGACCTCGCAGCTTGAAGATATAGATGAGGAATTGATTGCCTGGTTAAAGTTGGCCTACGACCGTAGTTGA